A single window of Desulfovibrio sp. G11 DNA harbors:
- a CDS encoding pyridine nucleotide-disulfide oxidoreductase/dicluster-binding protein, translated as MMDQKRLHEIEARCTQESPARCRAACPFDLDVRLFMARMAEGKTGEARKLLERHLPLPGIMARICDAPCENVCLRRDLGGSVAMHGLELACMLAAGPQSRPLPLPPKRFHMAVVGAGLAGLAAAWDLSGKAYPVTIFHAGTPGQALAEAYPALYGKGGAACAKDFLVEDMEMLARRKVQFIPAELDQALLAKAAAEYEGVLVDAGAVPHLAPPCEGLDADILHWRDNICCAGWPDVTPTGHCFFSSSQQAGQGRRAAQTLERVVAGLSLTAARDKTQGPLHTDVSGIAPVPRVEPAGAVYAAEEAVAEATRCLQCQCMICVRECVYLQKYKGYPRVYARQVHNNASIVKGLHTANALINGCTLCGQCEELCPENFSMAELCLSARQDMVENGYMPPSAHEFALEDMENASGPECSLVLPDASLPPGVAPAWLFFPGCQLAASRGEQVARVYALLREKMAASVTPGVALMLSCCGIPAQWAGRAALFAEHVDKLRAAWESLGKPRIMAACSSCLAALRQALPEAGALSLWEVLDGMGLPEGPPAASAALPEVFSIHDPCTARYDGAWLAAVRRLATRAGARVEEPRITGAATACCGYGGLVWCAQPGPAAEMAAHRAAELPHAGLASCIMCRDRLAAGGKECWHLLDLLVPGSTGGDGEKKGPGLSARRANRAALRRHLLREWQGQGEPEPDKGRVLVTDEMLARLEERHILLEDVEAAVAGAEAAGHRFENLENGHVLGSWRPRQVTFWVEYQPHGDGFILHDAWCHRMVVPGSGGQEAADVINSHQCCTDGRRGGQNGGQS; from the coding sequence ATGATGGATCAGAAGCGTCTGCATGAAATCGAAGCCCGCTGTACCCAGGAAAGCCCTGCGCGCTGCCGGGCGGCCTGCCCCTTTGATCTGGACGTGCGCCTTTTTATGGCTCGCATGGCCGAGGGCAAAACCGGTGAGGCCCGCAAGCTTCTGGAGCGCCATCTGCCTTTGCCCGGCATTATGGCGCGCATCTGCGATGCCCCGTGTGAAAATGTCTGTCTGCGGCGAGACCTTGGCGGCAGCGTGGCCATGCACGGCCTTGAGCTTGCCTGCATGCTGGCCGCAGGCCCGCAGAGCCGCCCCCTGCCCCTGCCGCCCAAGCGTTTTCACATGGCTGTGGTGGGTGCTGGCCTGGCGGGGCTTGCAGCGGCCTGGGACCTTTCCGGCAAGGCGTATCCTGTAACGATTTTTCATGCAGGTACCCCCGGTCAGGCCCTGGCAGAGGCCTACCCGGCGCTTTATGGCAAGGGCGGGGCAGCTTGCGCCAAGGATTTTCTGGTTGAAGATATGGAAATGCTGGCCCGCAGGAAAGTGCAGTTCATCCCCGCAGAGCTTGACCAGGCCCTGCTGGCCAAGGCGGCAGCCGAGTATGAGGGGGTGCTGGTGGACGCCGGGGCCGTTCCGCATCTGGCCCCCCCCTGTGAAGGCCTGGATGCCGATATTCTGCACTGGCGGGACAATATCTGCTGCGCGGGCTGGCCCGACGTGACGCCCACGGGACACTGTTTTTTTTCTTCATCACAGCAGGCGGGGCAGGGGCGACGCGCGGCCCAGACACTGGAGCGTGTGGTGGCCGGTCTTTCTCTCACTGCTGCACGCGACAAGACTCAGGGCCCCTTGCATACAGATGTGAGCGGTATTGCTCCCGTGCCCCGCGTGGAACCGGCCGGAGCTGTCTACGCTGCGGAAGAAGCCGTGGCCGAGGCCACGCGCTGTTTGCAGTGCCAGTGCATGATCTGTGTGCGAGAATGTGTGTATTTGCAAAAATATAAAGGTTACCCAAGGGTTTATGCACGCCAGGTCCACAATAACGCCTCCATAGTCAAGGGCTTGCACACGGCCAATGCGCTTATTAACGGCTGCACGTTGTGCGGCCAGTGCGAGGAGCTTTGCCCGGAAAATTTCTCTATGGCCGAGCTGTGCCTGTCGGCCCGGCAGGACATGGTGGAAAACGGCTATATGCCGCCATCAGCACACGAATTTGCCCTGGAAGATATGGAAAATGCCTCCGGCCCGGAATGCTCCCTGGTTTTGCCCGATGCTTCCCTGCCGCCCGGCGTTGCCCCGGCCTGGCTGTTTTTTCCCGGCTGCCAGCTTGCAGCCTCACGCGGGGAACAGGTAGCGCGGGTATACGCTCTGTTGCGCGAAAAAATGGCTGCAAGCGTCACTCCCGGGGTGGCCCTGATGCTCTCGTGCTGCGGCATTCCAGCGCAATGGGCTGGCCGTGCCGCGCTTTTTGCCGAACATGTGGACAAGCTGCGCGCCGCGTGGGAAAGCCTTGGCAAGCCGCGCATCATGGCTGCCTGTTCATCCTGTCTTGCGGCACTGCGTCAGGCCCTGCCGGAAGCAGGGGCGCTGTCTTTGTGGGAAGTGCTGGACGGCATGGGACTGCCCGAGGGGCCGCCCGCCGCATCCGCAGCTCTGCCTGAGGTTTTTTCTATCCACGATCCCTGTACCGCGCGGTACGACGGGGCATGGCTTGCTGCTGTGCGCAGGCTGGCGACGCGTGCCGGAGCGCGTGTGGAAGAACCGCGCATTACGGGCGCGGCCACGGCCTGCTGTGGGTACGGCGGCCTCGTGTGGTGTGCCCAGCCCGGCCCGGCGGCGGAAATGGCGGCGCACCGCGCGGCGGAACTGCCCCATGCGGGCCTTGCCTCATGCATCATGTGCCGTGACAGGCTGGCGGCAGGCGGCAAGGAGTGCTGGCACCTGCTTGACCTGCTTGTACCCGGCAGTACCGGGGGGGATGGAGAAAAAAAAGGCCCGGGCCTGTCTGCCCGTCGCGCCAACCGGGCAGCCCTGCGCCGCCACCTGCTACGCGAGTGGCAGGGGCAGGGCGAGCCGGAGCCGGACAAGGGGCGCGTGCTTGTGACTGACGAAATGCTGGCCCGGCTGGAAGAGCGCCATATCCTGCTGGAGGATGTGGAGGCGGCCGTGGCCGGGGCAGAGGCCGCCGGGCACCGGTTTGAAAATCTTGAAAACGGGCATGTGCTCGGCTCATGGCGGCCCCGGCAGGTGACCTTTTGGGTGGAGTACCAGCCGCATGGCGATGGTTTCATCCTGCACGATGCGTGGTGCCACCGTATGGTAGTGCCGGGTTCCGGCGGGCAGGAGGCGGCGGACGTGATTAACAGTCACCAGTGCTGCACAGACGGTCGACGCGGCGGACAGAACGGAGGACAGTCATGA
- a CDS encoding DVU_1557 family redox protein — protein sequence MSMGPSYGPDGGQWVCGRCRVPLEQGKVPVFYLNSAFDVFLPRCPQCGLTLVPKSLAEGKMAEVEALLEDK from the coding sequence ATGAGCATGGGACCCAGTTACGGGCCGGACGGCGGCCAGTGGGTGTGTGGTCGCTGCCGTGTGCCGCTGGAGCAGGGCAAGGTTCCGGTTTTTTATCTCAACAGCGCCTTTGACGTATTTTTGCCGCGTTGTCCGCAGTGCGGGCTGACCCTTGTGCCCAAGTCGCTGGCCGAGGGCAAGATGGCAGAGGTGGAAGCCCTGCTGGAAGACAAATGA
- the trsM gene encoding DVU_1556 family methyltransferase yields MRALWESENFRRATGHAWRPGGLDLTARGLILCRELCGLSPGHLVLDLGCGPGGTVRLLQQSGYDVLGLDRQVNHAAACKNALAQASENGQDGWRFAQADIARLPLADACVQGLVCECVLSLLPDPVQALHGCLRVLRPGGVLLFSDLTRRDEGACVASVEEPAAAARCARGAFLSGPGGSGKVSVSPGMPASSGVSGSSVSCDAYGAYGKSCMDGARSVLLWNAYLGEAGFHVVRYEDHSRALVELAARMLWYGGDEAACMPDSGIGAGGADDVSSASFPRSAASVSSAGCACSFSGNGRKFGYGLWIAQKEQA; encoded by the coding sequence ATGAGGGCCCTGTGGGAAAGCGAAAACTTTCGCCGTGCGACGGGTCATGCCTGGCGGCCTGGCGGGCTTGACCTGACCGCGCGGGGACTCATCCTGTGCCGGGAGCTTTGCGGCCTTTCGCCGGGGCATCTGGTGCTGGACCTTGGCTGTGGCCCGGGCGGAACCGTCAGACTTTTGCAGCAATCCGGCTATGACGTTCTGGGACTGGACAGGCAGGTGAACCATGCCGCTGCCTGCAAGAACGCCCTGGCGCAGGCGTCTGAAAACGGTCAGGACGGCTGGCGTTTTGCGCAGGCGGATATTGCCCGCCTGCCCCTGGCCGATGCCTGCGTTCAGGGCCTTGTGTGCGAATGTGTGCTTTCCCTGCTGCCGGACCCGGTGCAGGCCCTGCACGGTTGCCTGCGCGTGTTGCGCCCCGGCGGTGTGCTGCTGTTCAGCGATCTCACACGGCGGGATGAGGGCGCTTGCGTTGCTTCCGTCGAAGAGCCTGCCGCTGCGGCCAGATGCGCACGTGGTGCGTTTCTGTCCGGCCCGGGCGGTTCGGGGAAAGTATCCGTTTCGCCTGGCATGCCTGCTTCATCCGGTGTGTCCGGCTCATCCGTTTCATGTGACGCATACGGGGCATATGGAAAATCCTGTATGGACGGGGCGCGTAGCGTCTTGTTGTGGAATGCGTACCTGGGTGAAGCCGGCTTCCACGTTGTGCGGTATGAAGACCATAGCCGTGCACTGGTGGAACTGGCCGCCCGTATGCTCTGGTACGGCGGGGACGAGGCGGCCTGTATGCCGGATTCCGGCATTGGGGCTGGCGGTGCCGATGATGTTTCTTCCGCATCTTTTCCCCGTTCCGCCGCCTCCGTTTCTTCCGCCGGCTGTGCCTGTTCTTTTTCCGGCAACGGGCGCAAGTTCGGCTATGGATTGTGGATAGCGCAAAAGGAGCAAGCATGA
- a CDS encoding DVU_1555 family C-GCAxxG-C-C protein, protein MNPMMMELLPLVHEGYCCSQLLVLLMLQVRDEENPGLVRAVHGLCHGIGQSDGPCGLLTGGACALALSAGKGAAHETPHPMLAPLLNDYATWFYERTGPYGGQSCGQVAAGLGALSGVAGEMPNPVACGDLLADCWGKIMELVQSYDLDITPAS, encoded by the coding sequence ATGAATCCAATGATGATGGAACTTCTGCCTCTGGTGCATGAGGGCTACTGTTGCAGTCAGTTGCTGGTGCTGCTCATGCTTCAGGTCCGCGACGAGGAAAATCCCGGCCTGGTGCGGGCTGTTCACGGCCTGTGCCACGGTATCGGGCAGTCCGACGGCCCCTGTGGCTTGCTTACGGGCGGAGCATGCGCACTGGCGTTGTCTGCGGGCAAGGGGGCGGCCCACGAAACGCCTCACCCCATGCTGGCGCCCCTGCTCAATGACTATGCCACCTGGTTTTATGAGCGCACCGGCCCTTACGGCGGCCAAAGCTGCGGACAGGTGGCCGCAGGGCTTGGGGCGCTTTCCGGCGTGGCAGGCGAAATGCCCAATCCCGTCGCATGCGGCGACCTGCTGGCCGACTGCTGGGGAAAGATCATGGAACTTGTCCAGAGCTATGATCTGGATATCACGCCCGCGTCATGA
- a CDS encoding radical SAM protein, whose translation MILRRTQSLCPVCLRRVDAVYARSASDPRCVELRKTCPDHGGFSVPVWRIPQAAAWAGSDMYAMPDFEGWSRPKSPSYPLRPRTALDQGCPFDCGLCPSHAQHTCTGLVEVTMRCNMACPVCYAGAGNVSGTLSADPDLNCLAVQMDALKTASGPCNVQISGGEPTVREDLPAIIALARERAFGLVQVNTNGLRLAEEKGYAESLRQAGLDSVYLQWDGVSDAAFMKLRGRPCLDFKRRAVAACAAAGLGVVLVATLVRGVNDGEVGDLLRLALRLGPAVRGLHMQPAAFFGRYPWQLEEAPRLTLPEVMACLTEQAPELVRAGHFHPPGCENELCSFSAVYRRTDGVPAGDAQPDAALSGADATAAPSLQWLAHEGQPCCSPRTPSASGASAGVAPVPPAAHEGARKARQFVALHWRGDSSADAASATGMGEGSESCCGKNGSAPADQDGFSRFLSSAGAGQRFTLSAMAFQDALSLDVERVRGCCIHVLRRDGRMIPFCLHNLTARDGTRLYAEDADGNIDAPHPFTGTRLYAEDAP comes from the coding sequence ATGATCCTGCGCCGCACACAAAGCCTGTGTCCGGTCTGTCTGCGCAGGGTGGATGCTGTGTACGCGCGGTCCGCAAGCGATCCCCGTTGTGTGGAACTGCGCAAGACCTGTCCTGATCACGGCGGCTTCAGCGTGCCTGTCTGGCGGATACCTCAGGCGGCCGCCTGGGCTGGATCGGATATGTATGCCATGCCTGACTTCGAGGGTTGGTCAAGACCCAAAAGCCCTTCCTATCCATTGCGCCCGCGCACGGCCCTTGACCAGGGCTGTCCCTTTGACTGCGGCCTGTGCCCGTCGCATGCCCAGCATACCTGTACGGGCCTTGTGGAAGTAACCATGCGCTGCAATATGGCCTGCCCGGTTTGCTACGCCGGAGCCGGAAATGTGAGCGGAACCCTGTCGGCGGATCCGGACCTCAATTGCCTTGCGGTCCAGATGGATGCGCTTAAAACAGCGTCCGGACCGTGTAATGTGCAGATTTCCGGCGGCGAACCTACAGTACGCGAAGACTTGCCTGCCATTATTGCCCTTGCGCGGGAGCGGGCTTTCGGTCTTGTGCAGGTCAATACCAACGGTCTGCGACTGGCCGAAGAAAAAGGCTATGCCGAAAGCCTGCGGCAGGCCGGGCTGGATTCGGTCTATCTGCAGTGGGACGGTGTAAGCGACGCGGCTTTTATGAAACTGCGCGGTCGGCCCTGTCTGGATTTCAAACGCCGCGCCGTGGCGGCCTGTGCCGCTGCCGGACTGGGAGTGGTGCTGGTGGCGACTCTTGTGCGGGGCGTCAATGACGGCGAAGTGGGGGACCTGCTGCGTTTGGCCTTGCGCCTTGGCCCCGCGGTGCGGGGGCTGCACATGCAGCCCGCCGCATTTTTCGGCCGTTACCCCTGGCAACTGGAGGAAGCCCCCAGGCTCACCCTGCCCGAAGTTATGGCCTGCCTTACAGAACAGGCTCCGGAGCTGGTACGCGCCGGACACTTTCACCCTCCGGGTTGCGAAAACGAACTGTGCTCTTTCAGCGCCGTGTACCGTCGCACGGATGGCGTCCCTGCGGGGGACGCTCAGCCGGATGCAGCCCTATCCGGCGCGGATGCCACAGCAGCGCCCTCCTTGCAATGGCTGGCGCACGAGGGCCAGCCGTGCTGCTCCCCCCGGACTCCGTCCGCTTCCGGTGCAAGCGCCGGAGTTGCCCCTGTGCCGCCGGCGGCGCATGAGGGCGCGCGCAAGGCCAGGCAGTTTGTGGCTCTGCACTGGCGCGGCGACAGCTCTGCTGACGCGGCGTCCGCCACGGGTATGGGCGAAGGCAGCGAAAGCTGCTGTGGCAAAAACGGTTCAGCTCCGGCGGATCAGGATGGATTCAGCCGCTTTTTATCCAGCGCCGGGGCAGGGCAGCGTTTTACCCTGTCGGCCATGGCTTTTCAGGATGCGCTGAGCCTTGATGTCGAGCGTGTGCGGGGCTGCTGCATACATGTGCTGCGGCGTGACGGCCGCATGATTCCTTTTTGCCTGCATAATCTCACGGCGCGTGACGGCACACGCCTGTACGCGGAGGATGCGGACGGGAACATTGACGCGCCCCACCCATTTACCGGCACACGCCTGTACGCGGAGGATGCCCCATGA
- a CDS encoding phenylacetate--CoA ligase family protein: MSARHVFSNVRGGRKPAPGCAVGGRNPVDAWLAGLCGAQESDTAAFMAALAQTRADALTHTLTYAAARSPFYGRRLAGHDLKAYRPENLCGLPFTTAEDIARWQDFLCVSQGAVRRMVTLHTSGTTGQPKRLAFTDADLARTQDFFRAGMSQLVSAGQTLAVLLPGAERPNGVADLLRQALQPCGVQVCCPPQHLLAAVEPAVEMAAHAPQDGEISGESAQGEESSSADGTGQDMGEGAQPHAAGMPGICSPAAAPASVFAARGIRAELAHWLAEAGAHCLVAAPGQLEGLLRYFPSSGPPGLRGLLSSADRLDPVLRHVLASVWNCTVLDHYGLTEVGYGGAVECPAHDGYHLRALDMIVEIVDFCGDEPLPHGEAGEVVITTLEREAMPLVRYRTGDVASLLAGPCACGSPLPRLGPVRGRLERCGGRVRVVSLQKGGRNPASGPVRQPDTADAPHCLLGDWA; this comes from the coding sequence ATGAGCGCCCGGCATGTTTTCAGCAACGTACGCGGGGGCAGAAAACCGGCCCCGGGCTGTGCCGTGGGGGGCCGCAATCCGGTGGACGCATGGCTGGCCGGTCTGTGTGGCGCGCAGGAAAGTGATACGGCAGCCTTTATGGCGGCCCTTGCGCAGACGCGCGCGGACGCTCTGACACACACCCTGACCTACGCCGCGGCCCGCAGCCCTTTCTATGGCCGCCGCCTGGCCGGGCATGATCTGAAGGCCTATCGTCCTGAAAACCTGTGCGGTCTGCCCTTCACCACTGCTGAAGACATCGCCCGCTGGCAGGATTTCCTGTGCGTATCGCAGGGGGCTGTGCGGCGCATGGTTACGCTGCATACGTCAGGCACAACGGGGCAGCCCAAGCGTCTGGCCTTTACAGATGCGGACCTTGCGCGCACGCAGGATTTCTTTCGCGCGGGCATGTCCCAACTGGTGAGTGCGGGGCAGACTCTGGCCGTGCTACTGCCCGGGGCGGAGCGTCCCAACGGCGTGGCAGACCTGCTGCGGCAGGCTTTACAACCCTGTGGGGTACAGGTCTGCTGCCCGCCGCAGCATCTGCTTGCCGCAGTGGAGCCGGCAGTGGAAATGGCGGCTCATGCCCCTCAAGATGGGGAAATTTCCGGTGAAAGCGCCCAGGGCGAAGAGTCTTCAAGTGCAGACGGCACAGGGCAGGATATGGGGGAAGGTGCGCAGCCCCATGCCGCGGGCATGCCGGGAATATGTTCGCCCGCTGCCGCGCCCGCATCCGTTTTTGCTGCGCGTGGGATACGTGCCGAACTGGCGCACTGGCTGGCTGAAGCGGGTGCACATTGTCTGGTGGCGGCTCCGGGTCAGCTTGAGGGATTGCTGCGTTATTTTCCCAGCAGCGGCCCACCGGGCCTGCGCGGCCTGCTCAGCAGCGCCGACAGGCTTGATCCGGTATTGCGCCATGTGCTTGCCAGCGTGTGGAACTGCACTGTCCTCGACCATTACGGCCTGACGGAAGTGGGCTACGGCGGGGCTGTGGAATGCCCCGCGCACGACGGTTATCATTTGAGAGCATTGGATATGATTGTGGAAATTGTTGATTTTTGTGGCGACGAGCCTTTGCCGCATGGTGAAGCAGGCGAGGTGGTCATTACCACACTGGAACGTGAAGCCATGCCTCTTGTCCGTTACCGTACGGGTGATGTGGCAAGCCTGTTGGCCGGTCCCTGCGCCTGCGGCAGTCCGTTGCCGCGTCTTGGTCCGGTGCGCGGCAGACTGGAGCGTTGCGGCGGGCGTGTGCGGGTGGTGAGTCTGCAAAAAGGCGGACGTAATCCGGCTTCCGGTCCGGTCCGCCAGCCGGATACGGCAGATGCGCCCCATTGCCTTCTGGGAGACTGGGCATGA
- a CDS encoding DVU_1551 family NTP transferase, with translation MNGHALILAAGQASRMGRCKALLPLALGPGGGDCTALEGLVRLFHVSGIAQVTVVTGFHAEYVEAAARGLGLAVARNPRPEDGMFSSVCAGLRALCGRNGASGSFAMEGPVLVQPVDVPLVRPMTLQALLETHATDQESVLVPAFAGEEGHPPLLPGRCLRQVLGHGHAGGKGGLRGALAGLPVRLVAVADSLVLPDMDRPEDYESLRLLAPHRNALWPCEAVELLRLHKVPEKGVRHGKAVGAVAAALTKALAQARQMGQTPEACRSGQALLNSGLALAGGLLHDICKGEKGHESAAGRLLRCLQLPVMARLVEDHRDLDLPDDLPITERELVFLADKYCYGASFVPVQRRFEQKLEIFGADPAAATAIRGRLGRALALEERLARELVCDQAYGKTHCRSLPADVARAALERLASEKNVAAG, from the coding sequence ATGAACGGCCACGCGCTTATTCTGGCCGCCGGACAGGCTTCACGCATGGGGCGCTGCAAGGCCCTTCTGCCCCTGGCGCTTGGCCCCGGCGGTGGCGACTGTACAGCCCTGGAAGGGCTGGTGCGCCTTTTTCACGTATCAGGTATTGCGCAGGTCACTGTTGTTACGGGCTTTCATGCGGAATACGTCGAGGCGGCGGCACGAGGCCTCGGCCTTGCGGTTGCTCGTAATCCCCGCCCTGAAGACGGCATGTTTTCTTCCGTATGTGCCGGGCTTCGGGCGCTTTGCGGCCGTAACGGCGCTTCAGGCTCCTTTGCTATGGAAGGCCCGGTTCTGGTGCAGCCCGTGGATGTGCCTCTTGTGCGGCCCATGACGCTGCAGGCCCTGCTTGAAACCCACGCAACCGATCAGGAAAGTGTGCTTGTTCCAGCCTTTGCTGGTGAAGAGGGACATCCGCCGCTGCTGCCGGGCCGCTGTTTGCGTCAGGTGCTGGGGCATGGGCATGCGGGCGGCAAAGGGGGATTGCGCGGCGCTCTGGCGGGCTTGCCCGTGCGGCTGGTTGCCGTGGCGGACAGTCTTGTGCTGCCTGATATGGACAGGCCGGAAGACTACGAAAGCCTGCGGCTTCTGGCGCCACACAGAAATGCCCTGTGGCCGTGCGAAGCTGTGGAATTGCTGCGCCTGCACAAGGTGCCTGAAAAAGGCGTGCGCCACGGCAAGGCTGTGGGTGCTGTTGCCGCTGCCCTGACAAAAGCTCTTGCACAGGCGCGGCAGATGGGGCAGACGCCGGAAGCCTGCCGCAGCGGACAGGCGCTCCTCAACTCCGGCCTTGCTCTGGCCGGGGGGTTGCTGCATGATATCTGTAAAGGAGAAAAAGGCCATGAATCGGCTGCCGGACGCCTGCTGCGCTGTCTGCAACTGCCTGTAATGGCACGTCTGGTGGAGGATCACCGTGATCTGGACCTGCCGGACGATCTGCCCATCACTGAACGGGAACTGGTTTTTCTGGCGGACAAATATTGTTATGGAGCAAGTTTTGTGCCTGTGCAGCGACGATTTGAGCAAAAGCTGGAAATCTTTGGCGCTGATCCGGCGGCGGCCACGGCCATCAGGGGCCGCCTTGGGCGCGCTCTGGCGCTGGAAGAAAGGCTGGCACGAGAGCTGGTGTGCGATCAGGCATATGGGAAGACGCATTGCCGGTCCCTTCCGGCAGATGTCGCCCGCGCGGCTCTGGAGCGGCTGGCCTCAGAAAAAAATGTCGCGGCTGGGTAA
- a CDS encoding histidine phosphatase family protein → MNGMWLVRHGALPPNPERRIVGNRDIPLSDAGRNQIRRLARDFMPALAGRLAAVVSSDLGRCRETTSILLTGNEWAASPPPVHAEPGLREIDMGQWQGLTRNEIEQRFPGQYAVRGKDFARFRPEGGESFACLQERALEAVQRWRRQYPDGLVLVVAHAGVIRCLLAHYMALPLEEALNIPQEYGCQTFVPEW, encoded by the coding sequence ATGAACGGCATGTGGCTCGTGCGGCACGGCGCTTTGCCGCCCAATCCCGAGCGGCGGATTGTGGGCAACCGCGATATCCCGCTCAGCGATGCCGGGCGAAATCAGATCCGCCGTCTGGCCCGCGACTTCATGCCTGCCCTGGCGGGAAGACTGGCGGCAGTGGTGAGTTCGGACCTGGGGCGTTGCCGTGAAACCACGTCCATTCTTCTGACCGGAAATGAATGGGCCGCCAGCCCGCCCCCTGTACATGCCGAGCCGGGCCTGCGGGAAATAGACATGGGGCAGTGGCAGGGCCTGACCCGGAACGAGATCGAACAGCGCTTTCCCGGTCAGTACGCTGTGCGGGGCAAGGATTTTGCCCGCTTCAGGCCCGAGGGCGGCGAGAGCTTCGCCTGCCTTCAGGAGCGGGCCCTTGAGGCCGTGCAGCGCTGGCGACGGCAGTATCCTGACGGGCTTGTGCTTGTGGTGGCGCATGCGGGCGTCATACGCTGTTTGCTGGCCCACTATATGGCGCTGCCGCTTGAAGAGGCGCTGAACATCCCGCAGGAATACGGCTGCCAGACGTTTGTGCCGGAATGGTAA
- a CDS encoding SMR family transporter: MQPLTSFFSLSLLLVVMAAALDVLANLLLAKSGGFRRRWLGFFSLVLVGLAFYCLSLAVRHMDLAVAYAMWGSFGILGTSLGGWLFFSQKLRPCAFAGMALLMTGMALLHMS, from the coding sequence ATGCAGCCCCTTACCTCTTTTTTCAGCCTCTCCCTTTTACTGGTGGTGATGGCGGCGGCACTGGACGTACTGGCAAACCTGCTGCTGGCAAAATCCGGCGGCTTCAGGCGGCGCTGGCTGGGATTTTTCTCTCTGGTGCTGGTGGGCCTTGCTTTCTATTGCCTGTCGCTGGCCGTACGCCATATGGATCTGGCTGTGGCGTATGCCATGTGGGGCAGTTTCGGTATTCTGGGCACGTCGCTGGGTGGCTGGCTGTTTTTCAGCCAGAAGCTGCGCCCCTGCGCTTTTGCGGGCATGGCTCTGCTCATGACGGGCATGGCTCTTTTGCATATGAGTTAA
- a CDS encoding DMT family transporter produces the protein MLETKPYHWLCLMGAIIFEVAGTTVMKMAQGWGFAHAAMLGLVLMWLGIALSYYMLAKATTGLPVGVAFAFWEGLGLTFITICSVLLLGESMTVTRGLGLVCVLAGALLVHHGTGHGKEDIHPAARPTSSLNAGGNAAGERGNA, from the coding sequence ATGCTTGAGACCAAACCCTATCACTGGCTCTGCCTCATGGGGGCCATCATTTTTGAAGTGGCCGGAACCACAGTCATGAAGATGGCCCAGGGCTGGGGCTTCGCCCATGCAGCCATGCTGGGCCTTGTACTCATGTGGCTGGGCATCGCTCTTTCCTATTACATGCTGGCAAAAGCCACCACCGGCCTGCCCGTGGGCGTTGCTTTTGCCTTTTGGGAAGGCCTGGGCCTGACCTTCATCACCATATGCAGCGTGCTGCTGCTCGGCGAAAGCATGACCGTGACACGCGGCCTCGGCCTTGTCTGCGTGCTGGCCGGAGCCTTGCTGGTACACCACGGCACAGGGCACGGCAAAGAAGACATACACCCGGCTGCCCGCCCCACGTCCAGCCTGAATGCGGGCGGCAATGCCGCTGGTGAACGGGGGAACGCATAA
- the hisA gene encoding 1-(5-phosphoribosyl)-5-[(5-phosphoribosylamino)methylideneamino]imidazole-4-carboxamide isomerase produces the protein MIIFPAVDIQNGKAVRLKQGRAHESTVFAESPVDAARAWEEAGARWLHVVDLDGAFDGAAQSRRIVRDICAALAIPVQLGGGIRDMHTAEAYLEAGVSRLIIGTLALEQPTLFADMCRAFPGRVGVSLDAEGGRLKSRGWVEDTGMTVDTALPRLLDDGAAFVIYTDIERDGMQCGVNVAALEHLARLSTVPVIAAGGVATLEDIQKLYPLTLETSLMGAVSGRALYEGTLDLKEANAWIDARKNTPESA, from the coding sequence ATGATTATTTTTCCCGCTGTTGACATTCAGAACGGCAAGGCCGTGCGGCTTAAGCAGGGCCGCGCTCACGAAAGCACGGTTTTTGCCGAAAGCCCCGTAGATGCCGCCAGAGCCTGGGAAGAAGCCGGAGCGCGCTGGCTGCATGTGGTTGACCTGGACGGCGCTTTTGACGGTGCGGCCCAAAGCCGCCGCATCGTGCGCGACATCTGCGCGGCTCTTGCCATTCCTGTACAGCTTGGCGGCGGCATACGCGACATGCATACGGCCGAAGCCTATCTGGAAGCCGGAGTCAGCCGCCTTATTATCGGCACCCTGGCTCTGGAGCAGCCCACCCTGTTTGCGGACATGTGCCGCGCCTTTCCCGGCCGGGTAGGCGTTTCTCTCGATGCCGAAGGCGGAAGGCTGAAAAGCCGCGGCTGGGTGGAAGACACGGGCATGACCGTGGATACGGCCTTGCCCCGCCTGCTTGACGATGGGGCTGCGTTTGTCATCTATACAGATATTGAACGCGACGGCATGCAGTGCGGCGTCAACGTAGCCGCTCTGGAGCATCTGGCTCGTCTTTCCACCGTGCCGGTCATTGCCGCCGGGGGCGTCGCCACCCTTGAAGATATACAGAAACTCTACCCTCTCACCCTTGAAACCAGCCTTATGGGCGCGGTGAGCGGGCGTGCCCTCTACGAGGGAACCCTTGATCTCAAAGAAGCCAACGCCTGGATAGACGCCCGGAAAAACACGCCCGAAAGCGCCTGA